A genomic segment from Nicotiana sylvestris chromosome 1, ASM39365v2, whole genome shotgun sequence encodes:
- the LOC138889836 gene encoding uncharacterized protein — protein MIIVAAKVFDEKNDHVNDAKDLEFGGFGGRFGGGDGGNPGGSNGGFGGFPGGGYGGIPSGGNGGFGGYPGGGYGGIPGGGNSGYGGYPGGGYGGFHGGGFPRNSLLRKIYLYEEYYGG, from the coding sequence ATGATCATTGTTGCTGCAAAAGTATTCGATGAGAAAAATGATCATGTAAATGACGCAAAAGACTTGGAATTTGGAGGATTCGGAGGCAGATTTGGAGGAGGAGATGGTGGAAACCCTGGCGGCAGTAATGGTGGCTTTGGAGGTTTTCCAGGAGGAGGATATGGCGGAATCCCTAGCGGCGGTAATGGTGGTTTTGGAGGTTATCCGGGAGGAGGATATGGCGGAATCCCTGGCGGTGGCAATAGTGGTTATGGAGGTTATCCAGGAGGAGGATATGGTGGATTTCATGGTGGTGGATTTCCTCGCAACTCATTACTaaggaaaatatatttatatgaAGAATATTATGGTGGCTAA